In a genomic window of Struthio camelus isolate bStrCam1 chromosome 16, bStrCam1.hap1, whole genome shotgun sequence:
- the PAK4 gene encoding serine/threonine-protein kinase PAK 4 isoform X3: MFSKKKKRIEISAPSNFEHRVHTGYDQQEQKFTGLPRQWQGIIEESAKRPKPLVDPVCITAIQHGSQKTIVRGNKAAKDGSLTWLLDEFENMSVSRSNSLRRDSPPLPPRRDQLYQENGLSEGPAKARPPEDAGRSKEKSRHGAKSSELEQGKEKHRAGEDQRAHPQQPRGQEPGGRAALAAGSRPPPPEYPKPDGKGRPHERDGWRDGPADRDYSEPADRVVRRERADASDKRPKSTYTGETSPQSPRDKRPLSGPNIRTPNIPVSEGVMKTAQQTGRPFNTYPRAETDPVRGAGSQAEHRPGRPQEAASNGPVSSGPGASSRAHPPGPTRSKNPEPPHPALSPHASDPHLARPHPPQPAAGPPQPRSPQREPQRVSHEQFRAALQMVVDPGDPRAYLDNFIKIGEGSTGIVCIATVKSTGKLVAVKKMDLRKQQRRELLFNEVVIMRDYQHENVVEMYNSYLVGDELWVVMEFLEGGALTDIVTHTRMNEEQIAAVCLAVLKALSVLHAQGVIHRDIKSDSILLTHDGRVKLSDFGFCAQVNKEVPRRKSLVGTPYWMAPELISRLPYGPEVDIWSLGVMVIEMVDGEPPYFNEPPLKAMKMIRDNLPPKLKNVHKVSPSLKGFLDRMLVRDPLQRAAATELLKHPFLAKAGPPSCIVPLMRQNRVR, encoded by the exons ATGTTCAGCAAGAAGAAGAAACGCATCGAGATCTCCGCTCCCTCCAACTTCGAGCACCGCGTCCACACCGGCTACGACCAGCAGGAGCAGAAGTTCACCGGGCTGCCGCGGCAATGGCAGGGCATCATCGAGGAGTCGGCCAAGCGGCCCAAGCCGCTGGTGGACCCCGTGTGCATCACCGCCATCCAGCACGGCTCGCAGAAG ACCATCGTTCGGGGGAACAAAGCCGCCAAGGACGGCTCCCTGACCTGGCTGCTGGATGAGTTTGAGAACATGTCCGTGTCCCGTTCCAATTCTCTGCGCAGGGACAGCCCCCCCTTGCCGCCCCGCCGCGACCAGCTCTACCAGGAGAACGGCCTCTCCGAGGGCCCGGCTAAGGCCCGACCTCCCGAGGACGCCGGCAGGAGCAAGGAGAAAAGCCGCCACGGGGCCAAGAGCAGCGAGCTAGAGCAGGGCAAGGAGAAACACCGGGCCGGGGAGGACCAGCGCGCCCAcccgcagcagccccgcgggCAGGAACCCGGCGGAAGAGCCGCCctggccgccggcagccgcccgccccctcccgaATATCCCAAACCCGACGGCAAAGGCCGCCCGCACGAACGGGACGGCTGGCGGGACGGCCCCGCCGACAGGGACTACAGCGAGCCGGCCGACCGCGTggtgcggcgggagcgggcggacGCCTCCGACAAGAGACCCAAATCCACCTACACCGGCGAGACCAGCCCGCAGTCGCCCCGGGACAAGCGCCCGCTCTCCGGGCCCAATATCCGGACTCCCAACATCCCTGTGTCCGAAGGGGTGATGAAGACGGCTCAGCAGACGGGACGGCCTTTCAATACCTACCCGCGGGCCGAGACCGATCCCGTCAGGGGCGCGGGTTCGCAG gCAGAGCACAGGCCGGGCCGACCGCAGGAGGCGGCATCCAACGGACCAGTGAGCTCCGGGCCCGGCGCCTCCTCCCGCGCCCACCCGCCGGGGCCGACGCGCTCCAAAAACCCCGAGCCGCCTCACCCGGCGCTCAGCCCTCACGCCTCGGACCCCCACCTCGCTCGCCCGcacccgccgcagcccgccgccggcccgccgcagccccgctcgcCGCAGCGGGAGCCCCAGCGCGTCTCCCACGAGCAGTTCCGCGCCGCCCTGCAGATGGTGGTGGATCCCGGCGACCCTCGCGCCTACCTGGACAACTTCATCAAGATCGGCGAAGGCTCCACGGGCATCGTCTGCATCGCCACCGTCAAGAGCACCGGCAAGCTGGTGGCCGTCAAGAAGATGGACCTGCGCAAGCAGCAGCGGCGCGAGCTGCTCTTCAACGAG GTGGTGATCATGCGAGACTACCAGCACGAGAACGTGGTGGAGATGTACAACAGCTACCTGGTGGGGGACGAGCtctgggtggtcatggagttccTCGAAGGCGGCGCGTTGACGGACATCGTCACGCACACCAG GATGAACGAGGAGCAGATCGCGGCCGTCTGCCTGGCCGTGCTGAAGGCGCTCTCCGTCCTCCACGCTCAGGGCGTCATCCACCGCGACATCAAGAGCGACTCCATCCTGCTCACGCACGACGGCAGG GTGAAACTCTCCGACTTCGGCTTTTGCGCCCAAGTGAACAAGGAGGTGCCGCGGCGGAAATCGCTGGTGGGGACGCCGTACTGGATGGCGCCGGAGCTCATCTCCCGCTTGCCCTACGGGCCGGAG GTGGATATCTGGTCCCTGGGCGTGATGGTTATAGAAATGGTTGACGGAGAACCCCCCTATTTTAACGAGCCGCCGCTGAAGGCCATGAAGATGATCCGAGACAACCTACCCCCGAAGCTCAAAAACGTGCACAAG GTCTCGCCGTCTCTCAAAGGCTTCCTGGACCGCATGCTGGTGCGGGACCCGCTGCAGCGAGCCGCCGCCACCGAACTCTTGAAACACCCTTTCCTGGCCAAAGCCGGGCCCCCCTCCTGCATCGTGCCCCTCATGCGGCAGAACAGGGTGAGAtga
- the PAK4 gene encoding serine/threonine-protein kinase PAK 4 isoform X1, whose amino-acid sequence MRPFLNAVSSPSSQLKGVFEGSFFTAGLWPACLEKEESPSYPSEPPVAAALPFCLRTALQGTALGLLADLAMFSKKKKRIEISAPSNFEHRVHTGYDQQEQKFTGLPRQWQGIIEESAKRPKPLVDPVCITAIQHGSQKTIVRGNKAAKDGSLTWLLDEFENMSVSRSNSLRRDSPPLPPRRDQLYQENGLSEGPAKARPPEDAGRSKEKSRHGAKSSELEQGKEKHRAGEDQRAHPQQPRGQEPGGRAALAAGSRPPPPEYPKPDGKGRPHERDGWRDGPADRDYSEPADRVVRRERADASDKRPKSTYTGETSPQSPRDKRPLSGPNIRTPNIPVSEGVMKTAQQTGRPFNTYPRAETDPVRGAGSQAEHRPGRPQEAASNGPVSSGPGASSRAHPPGPTRSKNPEPPHPALSPHASDPHLARPHPPQPAAGPPQPRSPQREPQRVSHEQFRAALQMVVDPGDPRAYLDNFIKIGEGSTGIVCIATVKSTGKLVAVKKMDLRKQQRRELLFNEVVIMRDYQHENVVEMYNSYLVGDELWVVMEFLEGGALTDIVTHTRMNEEQIAAVCLAVLKALSVLHAQGVIHRDIKSDSILLTHDGRVKLSDFGFCAQVNKEVPRRKSLVGTPYWMAPELISRLPYGPEVDIWSLGVMVIEMVDGEPPYFNEPPLKAMKMIRDNLPPKLKNVHKVSPSLKGFLDRMLVRDPLQRAAATELLKHPFLAKAGPPSCIVPLMRQNRVR is encoded by the exons ATGCGTCCGTTCCTTAACGCCGTGTCTTCCCCCAGCTCGCAGCTGAAGGGTGTTTTTGAGG GCTCATTCTTTACCGCAGGTTTGTGGCCAGCCTGTCTGGAGAAGGAGGAGTCGCCTTCGTATCCCTCTGAACCGCCTGTTGCCGCGGCTCTGCCATTTTGTCTGCGCACCGCTCTGCAGGGAACggctttgg GTCTTCTAGCCGATCTCGCCATGTTCAGCAAGAAGAAGAAACGCATCGAGATCTCCGCTCCCTCCAACTTCGAGCACCGCGTCCACACCGGCTACGACCAGCAGGAGCAGAAGTTCACCGGGCTGCCGCGGCAATGGCAGGGCATCATCGAGGAGTCGGCCAAGCGGCCCAAGCCGCTGGTGGACCCCGTGTGCATCACCGCCATCCAGCACGGCTCGCAGAAG ACCATCGTTCGGGGGAACAAAGCCGCCAAGGACGGCTCCCTGACCTGGCTGCTGGATGAGTTTGAGAACATGTCCGTGTCCCGTTCCAATTCTCTGCGCAGGGACAGCCCCCCCTTGCCGCCCCGCCGCGACCAGCTCTACCAGGAGAACGGCCTCTCCGAGGGCCCGGCTAAGGCCCGACCTCCCGAGGACGCCGGCAGGAGCAAGGAGAAAAGCCGCCACGGGGCCAAGAGCAGCGAGCTAGAGCAGGGCAAGGAGAAACACCGGGCCGGGGAGGACCAGCGCGCCCAcccgcagcagccccgcgggCAGGAACCCGGCGGAAGAGCCGCCctggccgccggcagccgcccgccccctcccgaATATCCCAAACCCGACGGCAAAGGCCGCCCGCACGAACGGGACGGCTGGCGGGACGGCCCCGCCGACAGGGACTACAGCGAGCCGGCCGACCGCGTggtgcggcgggagcgggcggacGCCTCCGACAAGAGACCCAAATCCACCTACACCGGCGAGACCAGCCCGCAGTCGCCCCGGGACAAGCGCCCGCTCTCCGGGCCCAATATCCGGACTCCCAACATCCCTGTGTCCGAAGGGGTGATGAAGACGGCTCAGCAGACGGGACGGCCTTTCAATACCTACCCGCGGGCCGAGACCGATCCCGTCAGGGGCGCGGGTTCGCAG gCAGAGCACAGGCCGGGCCGACCGCAGGAGGCGGCATCCAACGGACCAGTGAGCTCCGGGCCCGGCGCCTCCTCCCGCGCCCACCCGCCGGGGCCGACGCGCTCCAAAAACCCCGAGCCGCCTCACCCGGCGCTCAGCCCTCACGCCTCGGACCCCCACCTCGCTCGCCCGcacccgccgcagcccgccgccggcccgccgcagccccgctcgcCGCAGCGGGAGCCCCAGCGCGTCTCCCACGAGCAGTTCCGCGCCGCCCTGCAGATGGTGGTGGATCCCGGCGACCCTCGCGCCTACCTGGACAACTTCATCAAGATCGGCGAAGGCTCCACGGGCATCGTCTGCATCGCCACCGTCAAGAGCACCGGCAAGCTGGTGGCCGTCAAGAAGATGGACCTGCGCAAGCAGCAGCGGCGCGAGCTGCTCTTCAACGAG GTGGTGATCATGCGAGACTACCAGCACGAGAACGTGGTGGAGATGTACAACAGCTACCTGGTGGGGGACGAGCtctgggtggtcatggagttccTCGAAGGCGGCGCGTTGACGGACATCGTCACGCACACCAG GATGAACGAGGAGCAGATCGCGGCCGTCTGCCTGGCCGTGCTGAAGGCGCTCTCCGTCCTCCACGCTCAGGGCGTCATCCACCGCGACATCAAGAGCGACTCCATCCTGCTCACGCACGACGGCAGG GTGAAACTCTCCGACTTCGGCTTTTGCGCCCAAGTGAACAAGGAGGTGCCGCGGCGGAAATCGCTGGTGGGGACGCCGTACTGGATGGCGCCGGAGCTCATCTCCCGCTTGCCCTACGGGCCGGAG GTGGATATCTGGTCCCTGGGCGTGATGGTTATAGAAATGGTTGACGGAGAACCCCCCTATTTTAACGAGCCGCCGCTGAAGGCCATGAAGATGATCCGAGACAACCTACCCCCGAAGCTCAAAAACGTGCACAAG GTCTCGCCGTCTCTCAAAGGCTTCCTGGACCGCATGCTGGTGCGGGACCCGCTGCAGCGAGCCGCCGCCACCGAACTCTTGAAACACCCTTTCCTGGCCAAAGCCGGGCCCCCCTCCTGCATCGTGCCCCTCATGCGGCAGAACAGGGTGAGAtga
- the PAK4 gene encoding serine/threonine-protein kinase PAK 4 isoform X2 produces MRPFLNAVSSPSSQLKGVFEGLLADLAMFSKKKKRIEISAPSNFEHRVHTGYDQQEQKFTGLPRQWQGIIEESAKRPKPLVDPVCITAIQHGSQKTIVRGNKAAKDGSLTWLLDEFENMSVSRSNSLRRDSPPLPPRRDQLYQENGLSEGPAKARPPEDAGRSKEKSRHGAKSSELEQGKEKHRAGEDQRAHPQQPRGQEPGGRAALAAGSRPPPPEYPKPDGKGRPHERDGWRDGPADRDYSEPADRVVRRERADASDKRPKSTYTGETSPQSPRDKRPLSGPNIRTPNIPVSEGVMKTAQQTGRPFNTYPRAETDPVRGAGSQAEHRPGRPQEAASNGPVSSGPGASSRAHPPGPTRSKNPEPPHPALSPHASDPHLARPHPPQPAAGPPQPRSPQREPQRVSHEQFRAALQMVVDPGDPRAYLDNFIKIGEGSTGIVCIATVKSTGKLVAVKKMDLRKQQRRELLFNEVVIMRDYQHENVVEMYNSYLVGDELWVVMEFLEGGALTDIVTHTRMNEEQIAAVCLAVLKALSVLHAQGVIHRDIKSDSILLTHDGRVKLSDFGFCAQVNKEVPRRKSLVGTPYWMAPELISRLPYGPEVDIWSLGVMVIEMVDGEPPYFNEPPLKAMKMIRDNLPPKLKNVHKVSPSLKGFLDRMLVRDPLQRAAATELLKHPFLAKAGPPSCIVPLMRQNRVR; encoded by the exons ATGCGTCCGTTCCTTAACGCCGTGTCTTCCCCCAGCTCGCAGCTGAAGGGTGTTTTTGAGG GTCTTCTAGCCGATCTCGCCATGTTCAGCAAGAAGAAGAAACGCATCGAGATCTCCGCTCCCTCCAACTTCGAGCACCGCGTCCACACCGGCTACGACCAGCAGGAGCAGAAGTTCACCGGGCTGCCGCGGCAATGGCAGGGCATCATCGAGGAGTCGGCCAAGCGGCCCAAGCCGCTGGTGGACCCCGTGTGCATCACCGCCATCCAGCACGGCTCGCAGAAG ACCATCGTTCGGGGGAACAAAGCCGCCAAGGACGGCTCCCTGACCTGGCTGCTGGATGAGTTTGAGAACATGTCCGTGTCCCGTTCCAATTCTCTGCGCAGGGACAGCCCCCCCTTGCCGCCCCGCCGCGACCAGCTCTACCAGGAGAACGGCCTCTCCGAGGGCCCGGCTAAGGCCCGACCTCCCGAGGACGCCGGCAGGAGCAAGGAGAAAAGCCGCCACGGGGCCAAGAGCAGCGAGCTAGAGCAGGGCAAGGAGAAACACCGGGCCGGGGAGGACCAGCGCGCCCAcccgcagcagccccgcgggCAGGAACCCGGCGGAAGAGCCGCCctggccgccggcagccgcccgccccctcccgaATATCCCAAACCCGACGGCAAAGGCCGCCCGCACGAACGGGACGGCTGGCGGGACGGCCCCGCCGACAGGGACTACAGCGAGCCGGCCGACCGCGTggtgcggcgggagcgggcggacGCCTCCGACAAGAGACCCAAATCCACCTACACCGGCGAGACCAGCCCGCAGTCGCCCCGGGACAAGCGCCCGCTCTCCGGGCCCAATATCCGGACTCCCAACATCCCTGTGTCCGAAGGGGTGATGAAGACGGCTCAGCAGACGGGACGGCCTTTCAATACCTACCCGCGGGCCGAGACCGATCCCGTCAGGGGCGCGGGTTCGCAG gCAGAGCACAGGCCGGGCCGACCGCAGGAGGCGGCATCCAACGGACCAGTGAGCTCCGGGCCCGGCGCCTCCTCCCGCGCCCACCCGCCGGGGCCGACGCGCTCCAAAAACCCCGAGCCGCCTCACCCGGCGCTCAGCCCTCACGCCTCGGACCCCCACCTCGCTCGCCCGcacccgccgcagcccgccgccggcccgccgcagccccgctcgcCGCAGCGGGAGCCCCAGCGCGTCTCCCACGAGCAGTTCCGCGCCGCCCTGCAGATGGTGGTGGATCCCGGCGACCCTCGCGCCTACCTGGACAACTTCATCAAGATCGGCGAAGGCTCCACGGGCATCGTCTGCATCGCCACCGTCAAGAGCACCGGCAAGCTGGTGGCCGTCAAGAAGATGGACCTGCGCAAGCAGCAGCGGCGCGAGCTGCTCTTCAACGAG GTGGTGATCATGCGAGACTACCAGCACGAGAACGTGGTGGAGATGTACAACAGCTACCTGGTGGGGGACGAGCtctgggtggtcatggagttccTCGAAGGCGGCGCGTTGACGGACATCGTCACGCACACCAG GATGAACGAGGAGCAGATCGCGGCCGTCTGCCTGGCCGTGCTGAAGGCGCTCTCCGTCCTCCACGCTCAGGGCGTCATCCACCGCGACATCAAGAGCGACTCCATCCTGCTCACGCACGACGGCAGG GTGAAACTCTCCGACTTCGGCTTTTGCGCCCAAGTGAACAAGGAGGTGCCGCGGCGGAAATCGCTGGTGGGGACGCCGTACTGGATGGCGCCGGAGCTCATCTCCCGCTTGCCCTACGGGCCGGAG GTGGATATCTGGTCCCTGGGCGTGATGGTTATAGAAATGGTTGACGGAGAACCCCCCTATTTTAACGAGCCGCCGCTGAAGGCCATGAAGATGATCCGAGACAACCTACCCCCGAAGCTCAAAAACGTGCACAAG GTCTCGCCGTCTCTCAAAGGCTTCCTGGACCGCATGCTGGTGCGGGACCCGCTGCAGCGAGCCGCCGCCACCGAACTCTTGAAACACCCTTTCCTGGCCAAAGCCGGGCCCCCCTCCTGCATCGTGCCCCTCATGCGGCAGAACAGGGTGAGAtga
- the PAK4 gene encoding serine/threonine-protein kinase PAK 4 isoform X4, protein MRPFLNAVSSPSSQLKGVFEGSFFTAGLWPACLEKEESPSYPSEPPVAAALPFCLRTALQGTALGLLADLAMFSKKKKRIEISAPSNFEHRVHTGYDQQEQKFTGLPRQWQGIIEESAKRPKPLVDPVCITAIQHGSQKAEHRPGRPQEAASNGPVSSGPGASSRAHPPGPTRSKNPEPPHPALSPHASDPHLARPHPPQPAAGPPQPRSPQREPQRVSHEQFRAALQMVVDPGDPRAYLDNFIKIGEGSTGIVCIATVKSTGKLVAVKKMDLRKQQRRELLFNEVVIMRDYQHENVVEMYNSYLVGDELWVVMEFLEGGALTDIVTHTRMNEEQIAAVCLAVLKALSVLHAQGVIHRDIKSDSILLTHDGRVKLSDFGFCAQVNKEVPRRKSLVGTPYWMAPELISRLPYGPEVDIWSLGVMVIEMVDGEPPYFNEPPLKAMKMIRDNLPPKLKNVHKVSPSLKGFLDRMLVRDPLQRAAATELLKHPFLAKAGPPSCIVPLMRQNRVR, encoded by the exons ATGCGTCCGTTCCTTAACGCCGTGTCTTCCCCCAGCTCGCAGCTGAAGGGTGTTTTTGAGG GCTCATTCTTTACCGCAGGTTTGTGGCCAGCCTGTCTGGAGAAGGAGGAGTCGCCTTCGTATCCCTCTGAACCGCCTGTTGCCGCGGCTCTGCCATTTTGTCTGCGCACCGCTCTGCAGGGAACggctttgg GTCTTCTAGCCGATCTCGCCATGTTCAGCAAGAAGAAGAAACGCATCGAGATCTCCGCTCCCTCCAACTTCGAGCACCGCGTCCACACCGGCTACGACCAGCAGGAGCAGAAGTTCACCGGGCTGCCGCGGCAATGGCAGGGCATCATCGAGGAGTCGGCCAAGCGGCCCAAGCCGCTGGTGGACCCCGTGTGCATCACCGCCATCCAGCACGGCTCGCAGAAG gCAGAGCACAGGCCGGGCCGACCGCAGGAGGCGGCATCCAACGGACCAGTGAGCTCCGGGCCCGGCGCCTCCTCCCGCGCCCACCCGCCGGGGCCGACGCGCTCCAAAAACCCCGAGCCGCCTCACCCGGCGCTCAGCCCTCACGCCTCGGACCCCCACCTCGCTCGCCCGcacccgccgcagcccgccgccggcccgccgcagccccgctcgcCGCAGCGGGAGCCCCAGCGCGTCTCCCACGAGCAGTTCCGCGCCGCCCTGCAGATGGTGGTGGATCCCGGCGACCCTCGCGCCTACCTGGACAACTTCATCAAGATCGGCGAAGGCTCCACGGGCATCGTCTGCATCGCCACCGTCAAGAGCACCGGCAAGCTGGTGGCCGTCAAGAAGATGGACCTGCGCAAGCAGCAGCGGCGCGAGCTGCTCTTCAACGAG GTGGTGATCATGCGAGACTACCAGCACGAGAACGTGGTGGAGATGTACAACAGCTACCTGGTGGGGGACGAGCtctgggtggtcatggagttccTCGAAGGCGGCGCGTTGACGGACATCGTCACGCACACCAG GATGAACGAGGAGCAGATCGCGGCCGTCTGCCTGGCCGTGCTGAAGGCGCTCTCCGTCCTCCACGCTCAGGGCGTCATCCACCGCGACATCAAGAGCGACTCCATCCTGCTCACGCACGACGGCAGG GTGAAACTCTCCGACTTCGGCTTTTGCGCCCAAGTGAACAAGGAGGTGCCGCGGCGGAAATCGCTGGTGGGGACGCCGTACTGGATGGCGCCGGAGCTCATCTCCCGCTTGCCCTACGGGCCGGAG GTGGATATCTGGTCCCTGGGCGTGATGGTTATAGAAATGGTTGACGGAGAACCCCCCTATTTTAACGAGCCGCCGCTGAAGGCCATGAAGATGATCCGAGACAACCTACCCCCGAAGCTCAAAAACGTGCACAAG GTCTCGCCGTCTCTCAAAGGCTTCCTGGACCGCATGCTGGTGCGGGACCCGCTGCAGCGAGCCGCCGCCACCGAACTCTTGAAACACCCTTTCCTGGCCAAAGCCGGGCCCCCCTCCTGCATCGTGCCCCTCATGCGGCAGAACAGGGTGAGAtga